A stretch of the Candidatus Methylomirabilota bacterium genome encodes the following:
- a CDS encoding MoaD/ThiS family protein produces the protein DARAESRRGTGGGRVRVILRNPRREVEVAGGRRVKDVLRELDIIPETVLVIRGDDLVTADQVVHDDETIELRPVMSGGSAP, from the coding sequence GACGCGCGTGCCGAGTCGCGGCGCGGGACGGGCGGCGGACGCGTGAGGGTCATCCTCCGGAACCCACGGCGCGAGGTGGAGGTGGCGGGCGGCCGTCGCGTGAAGGACGTGCTGCGCGAGCTCGACATCATCCCCGAGACCGTGCTGGTGATCCGCGGTGACGACCTCGTCACCGCCGACCAGGTCGTCCACGACGACGAGACGATCGAGCTGCGTCCGGTGATGAGCG